From Rhododendron vialii isolate Sample 1 chromosome 7a, ASM3025357v1:
ATTTCTCTTTATGTTTTAGCTCGGAAACAATCCCTTAAATTTGGTACTACCTGAGAAACTATAGACAAAACTAACTTGCATCAACCAACTTCTAGTCACGCTCCTCTACTGAAGAGGTGCACCGTGTTGATCGGAATCAGCAACCACCTGAAATGGCTTATTTGCCCTTTAGAGGATTCATTGCAATCAGAACGTCTTTCTCCCGAGGGCATGGTTAGGCTTCGTTCGTCGTGGTGTTGGAGCCACGACTATTTACCTGAAATGGCTTATTTGCGCTTTAGAGGATTCGTGCAGCCTTGGTGTCGTCTTCTTTTCGTTTTGTTCCTTTCCTCTTTTCTAAACCAGAAccatcgtctctctctctctcacaaattcAAGTTTTCCACAGAGCTTGCCAAGTTCTTAATTTGGGACTAGTTAGGAGATAGGTTCGTCCAGATTCAAAAAGAAATTGCAGACAAGAGGAGTTCTATTTGAGATTTTAGAAAACCCATTTTAACTACTTATAACAAAGTGAGACCCAATTTAACTATTAATTAGGCGTCGCCATCGAGAGAGTGCTATAGAGAACTCAAATTATTTGATTTCATCTTCTCACCAGTTAAAGATGGTGTGTATGATCTATGCGAACAGGTGGGAGGAGAGAGGTTGGAGTAGTTAGAGGGTTTCGGGCAAAGCTGTGACTTCGTGAATTTTCGTTTCTCCAAGGGAAATGTCTGAACGTTTTGTAAGGGCCAAATATGTCATTTCAAATTATTAGTCGTGGCTCCCACATCTTAAGCCGTGGCATGAACAGCTTCCTTGCCATAATAAAGCATATAATATGAGTTTTATTTCTGATAACAGATGGGTTATTTAGGTTCTTTTGGATAACaggaccaaaacaaaaaccaacatAACCATAACACACAAGCAAAACACAAACGTTCAAAATGCGAAAACAGCCACCACCAGAAGCATATCCAAAAAGTTCGGGTCTGCTCAAGCATCCCCATGTCCAATCAGGGCAAGAAGCATTTTCTCATAGTCTCCACGCGTGTCCTTAGCAATGGCACGGTCCAGAGGGACGCTATTCCTCTTGTAATACGCATCATTTATTATCTTCAAGTCAACTTCAGCCCTTGTCACCACAACTCTGGTGAGAGCACCTTCATCTGTTCCTTGCTTGTTTATAGCCGAACGAAGAACATTCTCAAAGTACTTCTCAGGATAGGTCAAGCACTTCACTGTTGCTCTCAGAATTGAGAGGAACTCGTCCTTGGGATCTGCCTCCAAGTCCTACAAAATATAGCGAGTTGATAATCAGTCCAACTTGAGGCCGAGGAACAGAAGAAACGTTTCTGTTTCTTAAGAGGCTGGAATTAGCAATTATACTGTGAGTATGCTGAGGAGAAAGCTATCAAATTTCTACCAAGGTAACAGTGTGATGCAAATATGCAAGGGGAAATGGCAAGCATACAGATGGAAGGATAACCGGTACTGAAGAGACTGTTGCCAAGACAAAACTGCCAAATTTCTACATAGATACCTGGACAAGATGCAAACGTGCAATGGGGACTGACAAGCATAGAGATGAGAATGCCAAATCATGGTCAAACAAATTTCACTTCACATGCATACCTCATCTATATCCTTCCCAAATTCATCTTTGTAATGATTCAATGTTGCATTGATCTGTGCTTTGCTCCTCGTCGCCAGAATCCTAATGAGATCCTCATCACTGTAAGCCTTCTTCGAAATATTCTCGTGGAGTATCTTAGCTTCAGTTTTCGCGAGAGTCATGTTCACCTCATCACCTTCATACCTATATGAGCTCACAAGAGGTACCAAAAGCTGGGAGCATAGAAAGTAGAACAAACAATGTCACGAATAAATCAGACTTTCCAGCCACAATGTAGGGGACTAAATAGTACTAGGCTAGCAATGAAGACACCAAACCACAAACAGTAACCCTCTTGCCAAAgcagttttaataaaaaaggaaaagctTGCTACACTTCTAATGGTACGTGTAGAATGAAGCAAATTTAGATAGAGCAATGCTACTGAACACAGACTTATGTTCACGAAACCAGACACGTGTGTCCAGAACTGTTCAATACACATGGGTCCCTCATTATCTTGTGGAGTTGTGCACAGGACCATCCTGTGTCCAGATCTGTGCAAAAAGACTTTCTCATTTAGTTAAAATCTCCGGTCACTACTTGACACTCTTTAGACATTTTTTCGTTTGTTTTAGCCTACCAAATTTTCCTATCCATAGATGGCGAGTCCATCATTAAGCACATTCTTGTCCCATTATAGGTTGGTTCACTAACCAATCTGAAGTTTTGGGTAATTTGTGCTTCTTATGACCTGCTGCTATAGATTTTGTAACAGGGCAGTTTCCAGATTTCCCACTAAGTAGAGTTGGGGGCCTAAAAGTGTTAGATTTTATCCCATATCGCTCAGCTAATCCACCCaggcttggttaatatattctagaagCTACTCCATCCgctaccaattggttttaggttggaaccctccaagaaatcaaaCATGGTATCGGTGCTAGaccttgggtggcctcacctcacGTGGTCAAGTCTTTGTTGTCCGAGTCAAATTTTCTCGTCTCCTCAATTCATAATTCCACATGCATAAGGCTACATGTGACGGGGACTGTTaactttatcccacatcgctcatctaagccacccaaacttggttaatatattctagaggctactccacctattgccaattgattgTAGGTTGAaacctccaagaaatctaacaaaaagCAAGCAACTCAAAGAGTGAATCTACCACTAATACAATTGCAAAAGCATGTGTAATTCaaacttatttttgaaaaaaattaagaaaaaacttATGGTAGGACTGAGATTAAAACTACTGTATTTTAGTAGTCAAAATCTAGTGACCATCAAAACATGCATAAAGCATATTGCAGTAGGAGTACAACTGTGATCATTGATGCCCTGTCACTCTAATACCAAAGGAAGTACCTTGCGGAAGTCACCAGTTGTGTGGTGTGCAACATCCTCTTCAAGAGATTTCTTGAAACGAGCGTGATAGGCTTGCCTTGCCAGAATTAGATCATGAGGAGACCTTGCACAAGCTATTTCCACCAGAACCTGGTTGCTTGAAGTCCACCTCTTTGTGGCTTCATTAGCCAAATATGCATCACGTTCGGCAGGATCAAGTGTCCAAAGCATTACCAACctctgaaagaaaaaaaaatacggggAAGCATAAATGTTATATTTACCAATGCTGCATTGCTCCATGCTTAAGCGAATGAAACCAAGATCAGGGGCCAGTAGATAACATTCATAGAATATCTAAGAGTTTTACCGAAAGGCTTTTTTGTTTGTCTGGTAAAAGAGGGAGGCCAAGTGGCCAACATAAGGATCCCTGCGCAGAAGTAATGATGGTTCGGGGAAGTTCCTTCCGTAGACCATCAGTGCATCATAAATGTGGATTTGGCTTGTGTAGGTACACAAGAATCCACCTCAGTGAGGCGGGTTCTCATGCACTCTACTAACTGCTCTCTGGTTAAGTGAGTGAAACCAAGTATTTTTAATCTATTATCTTCTCCATAAATGAATTAATTGCTCTATGGTTAAGTGAACGAAACCAAGGTTAGGCATCGTAGATCCCAGAACATCCAGGCTTTAATAAATCAATTACCTGGGCCAGACATGACATCTGGACAAGGGTGAGGCATATGTGTATGATACTTCCACTGGACACTTGTTATGTCTTTAACATTACATTCCCTGAGTATATATTTGTTGCATGATTGCTGTAACAGTAATAAAGTGCCATTTTTGGCGTTATATGTCACATGAAAAACCAATTTTATTTTAGATCCTTTAAATTTATTTGCATACCCTTCAACAGTAAAGGTTTGATGGTTCTACCCTCTAGAAACACACTCACACCAACTGTCGTACCCttgaaatatgttttatttatcTAATAAAAGTATACAGAGGTCGGTAGGAGGATCACTATGCCGAAGATATGATGGATGGGACTTGGGAGAAAGTTCTTTCACAGAGTATAATAACCATGTATGCGACTTGTGTGAGTGCACAAGAACACACCTCAAAGTCATTCGTAAGTTCCTTGTCAAGTGCTTTGAGCAGATCTTCTTCATAAGTCTGAGCATAAGTTTGTCTAATTGACTTGCGTTGAGCAGCATTTCTATGAGCCAGTATGGATATGATTAATTCCTCATTAGTTCCCCATCCTGCAAAAGTATCAatgacaaattttcaaaatcattggTTTTAAGTCATGGAAGTGTCAATATTCGAAGAAATATGTAGTTGATATGGTGATGGGGACAAATATCATCTCATCAATGAAATACCTTGTTCTGATTGGATTAATATATTATATTCCCTTTAAAGTGGGTatcattttcttcttaaatAACAAAATTTGCATGTATTggtaaaacaaacaaggaggcATGCAGAAGTTTCCCTTTTGGATGCCCGATATGTAGATAATTGACGCAATAAATGAGCTTAATCAAGTAATTGTAGCTTGGTACACTTAAATGGATTATGTAATTCCAAAACCATGTTTGCCGTCCAATGTTCTAGGAAAAATATGATAAAATATGACTACAACTATCAAATTAAACTGATTTCTTTGGTTCTACACAGGGCCTACCAAATGAATAGGAAAAGCCTCCATTTGACGAACATGggagaaaaaaaacagagcagaATAAGAAATAAACAAGGGCAGTCTATCCATCAGTGTCTAGAAAATCATCAAAATCATCCACAGATGTGAATTTCTTGACATCAATCAACTACAAGATCGGCTTCCAAGACTGAAATTTCATCATCACACAAATAAGTCCATAATTCCGGCAAAATCACAGTAGATCTCCAagagaaatctattttcctcaAACCATCTTGAACACTACAATTATTTACAAATCATCAGATCATAAGCAAAAGTACATGATCGCAACTGTCCATTTCCTACAGATGATGGACTCTAACTTGAAAACATTTTTAAGGATGATCACACATCGATCTCGTGAGATATAGTAAGAGATAAGCGGGAGAAAACAGCAAGTTCCAGATATGATCGTCCTACCAACGATGTCCTGTACTTGATCGCCAAAGATCAAGTCATGGACTTGCAATTAATGAAGCCGAAATCCACTCAAACAAACTACAACAACATATAGATATCTTAGATGACCACAGATTGATCTCATGAGTGAAACAAACAACATGTGAAATTGGAATGGTCCTATTAGGACTGATCAGAGGGAGAAAACGGTAAAAATTACATGTACTCTAAATCGATCGTCACAGATCAAGCCAATTCAATCCGTCAAACTAAAACAACACACACAGATCCTCACTAACTATAACTAACACTACTAACTTGagacgagaaaaaaaaaaaaaaaaaccaacaccaCATACCGGCACACAAATACATATTTCTCAAAGATTGAGTCAATTACTAAAAttcatgcaatttttttttttacgaaaataACAAATATTTTATGCATACTACTATTCGAGAaatttaaagatctcaattgATCTTTTAAATTGGCGCAGGAAATTTTACAAATAGTTCACATGAGTACTTTGCACTTTGATCCAAAAGCTGTAGTTTTTTTTCACGACGGCCTAGAATATGTTACGGAGTGAGTGTTTAAAGATGATCGGAGGTCGATCCGATGAATCGAAATCAAAAAAAAGGTAGTAGTAATGTAGGGACCTGAGAAAGCCTTTCGGAGTTGCTCACAGTCTTCAGCGACGGAGGGGACTTGTGCAGGAACTGTAAGAgtcgccatctctctctctctctctctctctctctgggcgTGGATGGTGGAGATCCGAAAACGTATGAGAATTTTACAGGAAGAGGAACAGCTGAATTCTATAGCTCTTGGGGCAAaggctatgatgctcccaagtggtatgggagcatcatactcccattGAATTACAGACAACACTTACCATttactaaggcaacacttaccattcactaaggcagaacttaccacacttgtgtggtaagttctgccttagtgaatggtaagtgttgccttagtgaatggtaagtgttgccttagtgaatggtaagtgttgtctgttctgtggtaagtaatcctccgttttttagatcaaaaccacctcatttttaacaaaaccaccccatttttagtttttggttttgatctaaaggctgtgatttatctattttcaatccaagggctgtaattcattgggagtatgatgctcccataccacttgggagcatcacagAAGTTTTGCTTGTTtaaaggagaagagagagaaaagaaggcAATTGGGATTTAGGACCTacttgaaaattataaaaaattgcTACTTGCACAATCGTTATGTTGATTGTGTGCGTAATTTTAACTGTTCAaatgtatttggatggtctagattttaaacacACTCTTTCGAGACAAAGTCTAACTTTTATAGAAAATAGTTTGAGTAAATCCATGCCATTTAGTACAGCAATGGACGGTTAGAGATTGATTGTGTGTAGCACTCTTGGAAAATTATTGAGATTTTTCTTGCCACGTGGTCGTATTATTATTGTTtatattatcttttttttttgtctaattaATCATTATTAGTACTTGACTACTAGTAAATAATTTTCTCGTAACGATGATGACGAGCATGGGGGGACTTTTGTCGCTTGGTACAGTTGTTGAGTGGCGCTACTCCCCGGCGTCGTTTTCGGGTGGAACCAGTCACAGAATCACAGGTGTAATGTACTCGTGGATTGTACGGCCCCATCTCCGTGGATCGCGTTGGATCGCTCCCCCTTTTGTTTCGTTtgggaaaaaattattctatccCCCTAATGTATacgccacgtggtgccccagCTTTTTTTCGCCGCATGAGTAATTATTCTATGTTGATATTTTtaagtatcaaaaaaaaaaagtaattatttcaTGTTTGGCGAAATTCTTCTTTACCATGCATTTGTATAATTTGATCATACTAAGATTTCTTGAACTTATAATTGGTTGCGGGTTCATCCTTATGAATGTTTCAAATCATAATTTTAGAGGTATAACGAAAACTAGAAGTATGGAGGGGCATAGAGGGATGGACTACGCAGCAAAGTTATCAATTCCGTACTGGCAAGCGTACCATTTTCTCTACTGAAATAATACATATTGGTAACAGTGTATATCTCGGTATCATTCCGAATTAACGATAAtagatatatttatatattttaatatatgaacaaaaaataaaaataaaaaactcaaAGTAgaggaattaaaaaattattattcgaCCACAAACAGGGACGGAACTACCTGGTGGGGGtggtggcacgtgccaccccgCTCCAcgaattcccaaaaaaaaaaaaaaaatttagacgaAAACTGTTAAATATTGATA
This genomic window contains:
- the LOC131332135 gene encoding annexin Gh1; its protein translation is MATLTVPAQVPSVAEDCEQLRKAFSGWGTNEELIISILAHRNAAQRKSIRQTYAQTYEEDLLKALDKELTNDFERLVMLWTLDPAERDAYLANEATKRWTSSNQVLVEIACARSPHDLILARQAYHARFKKSLEEDVAHHTTGDFRKLLVPLVSSYRYEGDEVNMTLAKTEAKILHENISKKAYSDEDLIRILATRSKAQINATLNHYKDEFGKDIDEDLEADPKDEFLSILRATVKCLTYPEKYFENVLRSAINKQGTDEGALTRVVVTRAEVDLKIINDAYYKRNSVPLDRAIAKDTRGDYEKMLLALIGHGDA